A region from the Anomaloglossus baeobatrachus isolate aAnoBae1 chromosome 11, aAnoBae1.hap1, whole genome shotgun sequence genome encodes:
- the LOC142256442 gene encoding chemerin-like receptor 1, translating into MKQKTKIMENVTNFFSLENTTNLENKDYYENYTTSYNFEAIAIVGFCFALIGLMFCLLAIIGNSLVLFFGFFRMKKTVNVVWFLSLAIADFFFTLLLPVYIAQLLLGNWSKFSCKIMPLLLYLNSSVSVFQLTVISVDRCVCVVFPVWCHNHRRPRLAFIIVLVIWIISFALAIPYMLYADTSNTFDGTICKFDIDKSIFVKKTIFGFVLYFALPFIIIVSCYIVIALHMRRKRIFTSSKPFKTIAAVIVAFFICWFPIYLITFYMIFGSTGINLLVFYYGGLTAFVLTILNSCINPILYVFIGRDFKEKCCGSFQAKFQKAFIEDEEKANCKTQDGTIALTMVHTREK; encoded by the coding sequence ATGAAACAGAAAACAAAAATAATGGAGAATGTAACAAATTTCTTTTCCCTGGAGAATACCACAAATTtggaaaataaagattattatgaaAACTATACCACAAGTTACAATTTTGAAGCCATAGCCATTGTGGGCTTTTGCTTTGCTTTGATCGGCTTGATGTTTTGTTTGTTGGCAATCATTGGAAACAGTCTTGTCCTCTTTTTTGGCTTCTTCAGGATGAAAAAGACAGTCAATGTCGTGTGGTTCCTCAGCTTGGCCATCGCTGATTTCTTCTTTACCTTATTGCTTCCTGTGTACATTGCCCAATTATTATTAGGAAATTGGTCAAAATTTTCATGCAAGATAATGCCACTACTTCTGTATCTTAACTCATCGGTCAGTGTCTTCCAGCTCACGGTCATCAGTGTAGACCGATGCGTCTGTGTCGTCTTCCCGGTATGGTGCCATAATCACCGGAGACCAAGATTGGCTTTCATCATTGTCTTGGTCATTTGGATAATTTCATTTGCTCTGGCGATACCCTACATGTTATATGCGGACACATCAAACACTTTTGATGGAACAATTTGCAAGTTCGACATAGATAAATCTATATTCGTAAAAAAGACAATTTTTGGCTTTGTTTTGTACTTCGCTTTGCCATTTATTATCATTGTCTCCTGTTATATTGTGATTGCTCTGCACATGAGAAGGAAACGCATCTTCACATCTTCGAAGCCGTTTAAAACCATCGCGGCCGTCATCGTTGCCTTCTTCATCTGTTGGTTTCCCATTTATTTGATTACCTTTTATATGATATTTGGATCCACTGGGATTAATCTTCTTGTATTTTATTATGGAGGTTTAACTGCCTTTGTCCTAACAATCCTGAATTCTTGCATTAACCCCATCCTCTACGTCTTCATTGGTCGAGATTTCAAGGAAAAATGTTGTGGCTCCTTCCAGGCCAAGTTTCAGAAGGCGTTTATAGAAGACGAAGAGAAGGCAAATTGTAAGACTCAAGATGGGACTATAGCTCTTACAATGGTTCATACACGAGAAAAATAA